The Erwinia sp. SLM-02 genome includes the window GGAGCGCAATATGCTGCTGCATGATGCGGCGCATCTGGTCAAACCGCTGGAGGTGGTGGTGCCAGTGCGCCACTGGGTGAAAGGCCTGCCCAGTACGGCGCTGCGCTTTTTCGGCTTCTCCCGCAGCCCGGGACCGCTCAGCTTCATCGCCCTGAAAAGCGGCCTGCTGGCCTACGAACGTTTTGGCGCGATCCGTCGCGCGCTGCCGCATCATAAAGTCGTCATCGGCAGTAAAAACTTCCCGCCCGGCCTGCCCAAAGCCGTACGTTCGGTGATCAGCTATTACGACGGGCAGATCACCGGCCCCGAGGCGCTGGTGTTTGAAATGCTGGAGGCCGCCAGCCGCATCGATGGCGTCACCGCCGTGAACCACCTCCGCTGGCACTACGCACAGGAGGGACAGTTTGTTGTCACCGACCCGCTGAGCGGCGAGACGGCAGAACTGCGTCCCAGAGTGATTATCAATGCCGCCGGTTCGGCCATTGACCGGGTCAATTCGCAGCTGGGCATCGACGCAACCCGCGTCAGGGGCGTGAAGGGTGCGCATCTGGTGCTGCGCCATCCTCAGCTTCACGGCCGCATGGCCGGGCGATCGTTCTATTTTGACGACGGGCGCGGACGGATGGTGGTCTGTATGCCGGTGCAGGACGTGACGCTGATTGGCACCACCGAGGTGGAAACCGACGATCCGCAGGATCGCCGCGTGGTGGATGATGAAATTCACTATCTGCTGTCGTCGCTGAATCACCTGTTTGACGACATTACCCTGACCCGGGAACACATTGTCGCGGTCACCAGCGGCATCCGTCCGCTGCAGGCGGGAAACGGCAGCGCGACGCAGGCCGCCCGCGATCACGCCCTGTTCGAGGACCGCGCGGGCAGCACGCCGGTGATCTCGCTGGTCGGCGGGAAGTGGACCACCTTCCGCTCGTTTGCCGAAATGGCCGCCGACAGCGTGCTCGGCCTGCTGGGGCGGCAGCGAACGGCCAGCACCGCCGATCGCGCCTATCCGGGTGCGGGTACGCTGGATGTGGTGCAGCTGGCGCAGGACAGCGGGCTGTCCACGCAGAGAGTGAAAGAACTTTATACCCGCTATGGCACCGTGGCCCGTCAGGTCGCAGCCTTCTGCGGCCAGGAAGAGGACACGCCGGTTGCCGATGCACCGGGCTACTCGCGCCGTGAAATTATCTGGCTGACCCGCAACCGTATGACCCTTAATCTGGAGGATATGATCCTGCGCCGGACCAACATCGTGATGACCGGCCGACTTTCAACCTGCACGCTCGACAACATCGCTGACATTATGGCCGACACGCTGGGCTACGATGACTTATGGGCACAAACGCAGTCACAGGGCTGCGCCGCCGATCCCCGCATTCTCTGGAATGGAAAATAATAATTATGTCTGCATCCTACTTACCTCTCGTTCTCGCCATCGATGCCGGTGGCACCGCCGTTAAAGTCGCGCTGTTTGACAGCGCGGGACGTCTGGTCAGCCATCGCAACGCCGAAGTCACCACCGAACACTACCCGGATGGCCGGGTAGAGCGCGACGGTAACGCCTTCTGGCAGGCCACGCTGACCGCCATTCGCGACGTGCTGGAGGGCGACACCGCCGCACGGGTGGTGGCCGTTGGCTGTACCGGCTTCGGCAACGGCATTTTCCTCGTTGACGAGCACGGGCAGCCCACCCGTCCGGGCATCGTCTCGGTGGATCATCGCGCCCAGCCGATCGCCGATCGCACTGTTGCCGCCGG containing:
- a CDS encoding glycerol-3-phosphate dehydrogenase/oxidase, whose amino-acid sequence is MLSSESRIPSHTGRQEAWEKLKANPVPDVLVIGGGVNGVGLLRDLSLNGVSATLIDSGDFCAGASSASSRMAHGGLRYLENREFDLVRESARERNMLLHDAAHLVKPLEVVVPVRHWVKGLPSTALRFFGFSRSPGPLSFIALKSGLLAYERFGAIRRALPHHKVVIGSKNFPPGLPKAVRSVISYYDGQITGPEALVFEMLEAASRIDGVTAVNHLRWHYAQEGQFVVTDPLSGETAELRPRVIINAAGSAIDRVNSQLGIDATRVRGVKGAHLVLRHPQLHGRMAGRSFYFDDGRGRMVVCMPVQDVTLIGTTEVETDDPQDRRVVDDEIHYLLSSLNHLFDDITLTREHIVAVTSGIRPLQAGNGSATQAARDHALFEDRAGSTPVISLVGGKWTTFRSFAEMAADSVLGLLGRQRTASTADRAYPGAGTLDVVQLAQDSGLSTQRVKELYTRYGTVARQVAAFCGQEEDTPVADAPGYSRREIIWLTRNRMTLNLEDMILRRTNIVMTGRLSTCTLDNIADIMADTLGYDDLWAQTQSQGCAADPRILWNGK